The segment gtcatgcaatgcaatgccatATTATTCTACAGGACTCAAACcacaacaatcatgcaaacaaatgcaattaaaagaatcatgattttcaaaataaattttaaactatTTGACAAAAAAAGACACCAAACAATCAATTTTATGGCCTGACTCTCTTTGttcagtccccagtggagtcgccaagctgtcgaaacccttttttaCTTGAAAACAATAGGGATagacttttgaaaacaaaaatgtggagtcgccaccaatctcttgATTTAGGTGGGATTGGGCCACCTATTAAAACATTTTActccattaaaaataattttggttcacgtaaaatcgaaaaaaatgggttcaggagtcggttacgcatgaggaagggttagcaccctcattacgcccaaaaattggtaccaaattgatttgatgctATCCTTATACCAAAAGGGTTTTTTAAAGAACAGATTTTTCaaagtatgattttttttttaaaatgtttgaatagttcaaattagcggtcaaaattctctcgtttcaaagtTATGCAGCAtcatacccagcacgattggatacgatcctttatacctttaaaaatacgattgattttttacttttgaaaactcgtacactaaaattataaaaggttatccaaatatttagttcaccAAAAAAATCATACCCAGCACGATTGAGTACGATTTCTCGAATTCCCAAATATTGGATATTACTTTATTTCGAAATTTTTGTACAACAAAGAAAATTGGAAATTCGCTCAAAACccgtttatttgttttaaaatagatGGAAAACTTAATGCATTGTATCGAAACATTTGCATAGGAAAGGATTAATGAACATGAAAAATATGATACAACAAGTCACAATTAATAAATCCAACAATTATATACAACTATTCTAAATAAAATGTAACCAAATTCTTAATCATGGATGGTGAACAATCAATACAAAATAATACACAATAATAATTAACATGGCACAAGATAAAACGATCCACGAATATGTACAAAATAAAATGGAATTAAAAATCAATATAGTATTGGACATTTTCAAAATAATGATGAATCAATTAACACATAACATAAGTTGATAAATTTGTATAAAAACTAGGGATATATTATCATTTgaaataaatattgtaaaataAAGCCTTTGAATTGAATAATATGCATAATATTTTAAGCACAAATCCATTTGAAAATTGACAACATGCATGATAGCTTAAATAGCATataaatataaaagaataataaaacacaTTATAAAATATAACGTATATAATAAATTCATAAAGcggtatatataaataaatttgggAATAATTATTtgcaaaaaaatgaaattaataatgtatgaaaaaattaagtaaatatataaattatacatgtaacaaattttaaaaacatagtCATATACACAAAAGGTAAAAAAACTATATttacaaaatacataaatttagtgatatatatttataaaactaTATTTATAAAGGAATTTTAAAGCAAATAATATATAACTTAATTTTACATGTGGCAAATTGGTTTGGATTGATGGCACATATAAATAACACATATATAAGGATAACAAAATATGAGAGTGTATACAATAAATAAATGGTATGATTTAAAATATAGTTCTTAAAAGAAACACATTATACgcatgaataattttaaatatatatatatatatacataaaagaaatattaaaatGAAATCAATAATGTAgactataataaaataatttaatatgagtTATATTCATGTGAGGCAATTTTAGAAATAATTGAATGTTAAAACAACatggaataaaaatatgaattatgaaattaacttaattttatcaTATTCTATACATTTAATAAAACTAAAATCAATTAAGTACAAATTTACTAAAAGCTATACCTATATAAAAATAAACAACGTATGTAGATTAAATATAAAcactaaatatatatttaataatttatatgacACATAAAATGGACGAATTTCTAAAAACggatataaacattaaaatatgtgaatgaattcaaaagaaattacaaaataacatgaaattaaTAGCATACATAAACTCAAAAGAATTTTATTACAAATAATACACCAATTATTAAAATGATTGAATAGAAGAGAAaagattataataatattttttaaaacaaaattccaTTATCAAAACAACTTGAAATATCACAGCCAACAATCAAACATGTAAAAGACACTGTACATgcagtaaaataaaaaaatgaggataaaaacttaattaaaacaaCATTGAAATAAAATGGTCAATTTACAAATGAAATAATTGTAAAATAGGATCAATGTGCCATGCGCACAAATGTTCGGGGATTGTAATTGGAAATATCCCGCGCCTCCAATGCTGCACTGAACCGCGGATCAAAGTGAAAAAGTGCACAAATTAGAAGGCCAAATTTAGATAACAAGGTAAACAAATTGGGCGCAAATTGAAGGCTTTGCGCGAAGGGAAGGATTTTTCGCGAAATTCCCCATTTTTGAATGGAAATGCGCAGATCGGGCTGCTAAATGGATCACAGCGCGCTTATTATAAACGGCGCCGTTTGATAAGCATGTTTTAAAACCTTTCTCCCTTTATTCCTTTTTTCAAGCGCAGTCATCATTTTGGCCAGAACTGATAACCCTAAAGTCGATTTATTAGGGCTCATTCCAGCGACCACCAAATTCACCATTTCCTTTGGTGATCGGTGGTGCACCAACGTCACCCAGAAGCTGTCAAAGGCCCTGCTCAAGGAGAACAGGTAAATCGTTCCATTTTcccacttttttttaaaaaaaaaaactcttagtGACACCCCTGGATCCCCCTTTCAACTTCGATTTCaacgtagtgaacagaggtccaGGTCTGATTCACCAGATAAGACTCTTCTTTGTTTTGAAATGCAAATAATACAAACAATGGCAGGCTAATAAATGAAAATAacaggaaaaaaaaattaaaagactaAGGTAAATCACTTTTTcggaaattgtttttttttttgaatatgcGTATAGTGTATGAGTGTATGCATACAGTGTGTGTGTCAAAATACATGGAGCACCAGTGAGGCTTTTTATAGCCTGAATTCAAGATACTGGGTAATctcatctcaagataccaaacataacattaatatcaagttttgaacaatattattaatagtaagcggtactcttgttgtaacaatcaaacattgacaataaattataTCAAACAATGAATCAATCTTTGAATTAATTTATTTCTCACATAAAGTATCTTATAATTGTCACAtatttatcaccacagatgtcACTGAAATTCTGTCAAATATTAACTTATCTTTAGGTTAATTAATAAATGCATGaatcgtaaaaatatataatcattttgatattttaaataaattaatttacgcAAAAAATGTCTCTTTGGTGACATTTTGTTTCAATTaacctatttaaaatattagacatcttTAATTAAATCTCAAAGCCAAaaattgaatttatttgtttcagaATATTTTAGatctaaatcaaaataaattgaataaaggtaAAACTTATCTCAAGATATCAGACACTCTATTAATGTCATCTTTggacaaaatattaacttgtaagtgatatcttGGTGTAGGAATCAGACACTCACAtgcaaaattaaaatattgtcaTATATTTATAACTAAATAATTGTCACATGTTTATTATCACATTTGTACatgtaattttgttaaatattacCAAAATATATTAACATACTAAATAGATTTATGTTATAGAAAAGTATAACAATGATTTGAAAGAGAAGGAAAAGGACAAAAGTTCTTATAGTTACAACGCTATAAATATAGTCACATTTTCGGGAcaatgaattgaaagaaaaggaaaaggacAAAAGTTTAGAGTTACAACGCTATAAATATAATTATCAGCTCCTTGACTTGATTATTTTATGCTATAAACCTGTGTATAAATATGTGTGTATGGAACCCTGCATGAAGCACAAAACAAGCAAATAAAAAATCAGACTCAGTATATAGCTGAAATTTGTATAAACCAACTACAAATGGCTTCTATTGTTACCACTACTATCACAAATGGTGCTGACCAGAATCTAGTATTGCGTTTGTCGAACGACGGAAATCCCCCGCCAACGATCAAGAATACACAAACAGCAACTTTTCCGCTGGCTGTGCCAGCCAACTATGTGAACGGAGCTCTTGTGTATGAAGTCGGTAATAGCCTCAAGTGGATCCTTTTTTGGACCACTGATAATCAGGTAAATACCAATCTCAGTTTCTAATTAATTATTTCCCATGGTATAGCATCAGACTGACCACTTTTTTCAGATGATAATTATATTAAAACttaacattttaaaaaatatatatatattatagcatATATGATAATCCATTCATTTATCAATTGTAGGTCTCTACTAAGATGTTCAAAATTAGTGACTCCATTGACTGGAAACAAGTTGCAAACAATCTTAAATCCGGCCAAATGAGCGAAGATATGATTACATATGCCAAGTATGAATACACCGCATGGGCAAATATTGGACCAAATTCTTACGGTCAAGCAGTAACCGCCAGTATCAACGCCCGTCCCGTGTCTAAATAATCTAGCTTTGCTTCGATTAATTGCTATCTATCGTATCTAGGCAATCTATGTGTGGTGGTGAGGCTGTCGAAACAAAATGAAATAGTTTGCACTACtactattttcttttatattatgtaatactatatttaaataaatttgacAGCCAGCAATAAAAGATTGCCATGTGTGCTTAGTTTGTTTCCTTTTTTGTTGGtgataaaatcattatttctatGATTGATAAAAGAAAAAGCATATTAAAAATATATGCATCTTCTCTTAATCTATTTTATATATGTCATAGCTCTAAAACAAAACAACTTTGTCACTTTGATaagtcaaatttaaaaataaaaagagtttACCTCTCCAAACATCATGACAAGAAATGGATTCTACTCTatttactcttttttttcttcGCCCAATCTCCTCTCAAATTATACACAACTCTTCAttctatttaatttaatctaatttaatttattcTGATCGAGCCATTAATAATTAAAGAATTTGACCGGTGGTGGCAATGGAGTCCATCAATTTGAAAGTTTTGCTGACAACTGAGTCTTGAAGTCAAACCTGTTCCCTTGTTAGAGGGGGAAAATAAACAAAAGGCAATCTAGAAGTACCTTGTAATGAGATCTCATGCTCACAAAGTCCACATCCGATATTGACTCTAGCTTGACACCCATAGGTGTTGAGATCTTTGCGATATAAATTACTTGTGGAATCTATGCCTCTAGCTGGTAGGAGACTTACCAACTGAGTACACACCATCTCTAGGTGCCAAACTAGTTTCACACACATAGTTGCTTATACACCATGGGGCATGCCGACTATGTTCAAAAGAATTCGACACATTAGTTTTATAATGATAAAAGCAATTTATAGGCACAATTAAAATCAACTTAAATCAATTTCACGAATAAATATTACGAAGGCATGCATTTAAATTAATTGGGCAATAAAAAATTAGTGATTGCAAACAGAAATATCTAAGCATTCGATACTTAGAAGCAAGGAATCCTCGACGATTTTTGCTTTCCACAATTCGCTTAACTCTTTCGCTTCAAGAGAAAATGAAACgatttcattaaaaataattccAAGTTATCATTTGCACGGTGATTAGTCTAGttttaatctttaaaaaaaatttaatgtaaCCTAATTAACAATAACCAATTTCTATCCTTAATCCaaatttatctaattaataaCCATATGCTACAAATAATCGTCAACCTAACAACTCATCTTTAAATCAAAACTAACAAGTtaataattcaaattaaattaatcctAAATTAAAGAATTCAAATCTAAATAAAGTCACTTCCGTTTAGTACTTACTCTAACTAATTAAGCCTAACCACGAGTAATTTCAAATTTACTCAAACAATGCATCAACTAATAAATTAATCTTGCTAGTGAAAATTAAAAGGAGTAAGGCACGTCCTAAGGCAAACAATGAGCGACCAATTTTTGTTCGATAACTCCAACAATTTTGTTGGCTGATTGACAGCCAAACAAAGGCCAAACCCCAGCGGCAACATAAAGGCGAACGAACGGCATCTGAATTAGAGGAGTAAAACGGCAGCAAGCTGGTTGACGAAGAGGAGCAAAGTAACAGGCAGCAATTTGACGGTAGAACTGAACGAGAAAACGGTAACAGATCTTGAAGGGGATGGGGATACTTTGAACAAACTTGCGGTAACAATTACTTGGAGCAAAGCAGCAGCTAAATGGAGCACAGCAGCAATAGCAAATAGATGGCAAAGATTTGAAGAATTTTGGTTGCTAATACTTGAGACTATCAGTGCAACAGATTGGCAATGAAAAGTTATCCAATTTGGTTGCCACAAGGAGATTACAACAATTTGCAATAGCACCTAATCGGAGCAACAAAGCTTCTATGAAGAACATGTAGTAGCGGCAATGCTTTGGCAGTCAAGGCAATCGGTGCAAGGCGAGTTGGTTCAACGATTGGAGAAGCAAATCGGTGACCCTTGGACAACATGGCAAATCGAATTTGGCAGTAGCAAGTTGAGGGAATCGTGGCGGCTAATTTCGTAATTGAATCCAAGGCCAATTTGGTTGCGGTAGCTATGGACGTAATTTCCACTTCTAATTATCGATAAAATCAAATTaactttaataataaaaataaactgtAATTATTCTTATCATATCCCTAATACAACTTTAATTtgaactaaataataataataacaacaccaGCAACACAGAGTGACTTTACATTGTAATTTGAAACAAAGGAAACAGATTAACTACAAGAGTAGTTACACATAAATTCTTTTTCTCAGCaataaaacatattttattaGAAAATAGAAGCCACAAATCTTTCAGAAATACTTCGTTTACACCTCTAAGAAGAAAGCGCCTACAATTAGAATAAAAACACATCTAGGACAGAACGAAAACACCGAAACTGTCGACATAAAACACCAGCCAACACAGTGTAGAGGCAACATCAGCCAACACAATCCACGTCTTCTCACCAAAATGAACTCACCCAAACAGACAGCTCTCTTAAAATCACCCCAACATAAGCATTTAAAATGATTATTCAAGATGCAATAAGATGAGGTTGACCTTCGGGTCGTTtttcctttcaaaaaaaaaaaaaaatgaaacaaattCGATAACAGAAAATGGCACCACACGTTCAAATTGAACCTTCCACCAAGGCTCTTTCACAAGCCTACTCTTCATGGATTAACTCCAAAGCCTTCAATGATAATTATATACCAATCTTTCACATCACAATACTTGCACCGgaatgtttttcttttttcttttttaactaCTCCCGGTTATTTTGGCTTGTTTCTTACTTTTTTTTCGACGCACCAATTCATCCGCCTCACCGTAGAACTTCCATTTAAGGTGAttattctctttcttttctttttgattcCATGCGTGCATTCTCCTTCTGTTCAGAGTTATCCTTCCCTAACTCAATCGAAACTTTCATGGAGTTATTCACCATAACAAATTCTTCTATTAATTTAAAATTCTTGGATTTAACCATTGACAGAGCGTCATTCATCAAATCTCCAAAAGTATCTCCAAGCTGTACACCACTGTTAGCCCCACTCGTCCCATTTAGGACACCAACCACTTTTCATACCTATTCTCATGAGCATTCCCATCATGCAATAAACCATCTCCCATGTCACAGTTTCCTCTTTTCTAATCTCTTACATAGTTGGTCATTGTTATGCATGCTACTGTTTTCGGCTCTACACTTGGAGTCGATATAAGTTTTATTCCATAATGCCATCATTCTAATTCAGCCCATCCACTTCCTGCAACTGTTGATCAGCCGACTTTTGATTAGCAGATTCATTTAGTGTCTTGTCGCCCATTCTAGCTATCACAACTTCGTTTTCTTTCTTGTTCTTTGTGGAACTACCATCCTTGCATTTTCTTCAAGAATTTAACAAAAACTGCATTTCATTATAAGAACTCACACAAAACATTTCTAAACCCCAACTTGTCCACGGTATGCATGATACAAAATTTAGCAAGAGGCTCACATAATCCCACTAACACCATTGATTCACATGATTAAACGCACTTAATAAGTTTTAAATCTAATCGTCTATAGTGTTCTAGTTCAATTCTAACTAGGTCTCAACTAAACCCCAACATGACTAGCTAAGTCATCAAGCATTGAATACAGAAATAAATCTATCAAAACTACAATCTTAACGAGTTCGCCCAAGACATCTAGGGTGGCCAAATACTTAGCAGAAGAGTCCACAAAACCCTAGAGTTCGCCAAAACTTCGAGTTCTCGAAATGGCAAATCCCAAAGAGTTCGTCACTAAGCCAAAACAAATACTTTACTTACTCAATTCTACCCTTGACTCTACCAACTAATACGCCAAACAGTATCTTGATATTGAGCCTCCACCGAACAGGCTGTTACAAAGAGACTTTTGATAGTGAAGTGTGGAGGCAATATCTTGATGTACGGGATGGTTTTGGCTCTTTGCTACAATGATTTTCTGAGTCTTTATCTCTAATTATTGAGTCTGTTGTTTCTATTAAGCTTGGTGTCTTGTTTTCTACTTTAAGGTCATTTTAATGTTTGTTTTCTGAGTTCTGAGATATATTCGAGAGTTCTCTTGTTGGGTGTTGGGGTGCATTCGAGTATGATTGTTGTGTTTTTGGAGTCCTTTTTATCTTTGAGCCTCTTTTCTTCCAGTTGCCAggatttttctctttttgatacaaCATTTTAAGGCTGagcaaaagaataaaaaattatatGAGTTGATTTATGtttctttaaaattaaattatttgttttcggtgtattgaactttttttttttaagttataaCAGTAACAATGCATTCAACCATTATAAGCAATAAATAACTCAATAACTGATAAATTAACTAAGAACCTAGACATTTTACATATGGTGGGACACGAACTTGAGACCTCAACTTTGCCATTTTCATTGAGCCAATGCCTCGTTAAAGTTTTCATCGCATTGAATCTAAaggaaaaacaaacaaacaagtgTTTGATAATTATAAGGATTTAAATATACTTATCCTTTCATAATAAAGCTTTCGATAAattcataaatttattttattgactTGGCTCAAGTTAAATAAGTGTCACAGTCAATGCATAACCTCCTCACAAGTATATAAACctatatttaagaaaaaaataattcaaaaattttagcgtaaaaaaaattatagttgAGTAATCAAAATAGAAGCACTCTCACATTTGGGTGAGCATTCATTTAATTTCCACCATAATCTAATATTATAGAAGTTAGATTTTTCTCGAGCAAAGTTGGAGAAACTTCACTAATTCATTATGAACGAAAAGGTACGAATGTTACGAATTTACCAGACCTTTGTGCAAGTTAGGCTACCAACATGGTTATGTAGACTCAACTCtgttagaatttataaaataaatctacaatataacttaataaattaggatctgtcatgtcaaatcattaagaataaatcaagaacaaaattagatgcggaagcgtacctgaatccatggaatccttgaaactttctggaacttggggatttgatcttccaaattagtacacaagaaattcagagaatatctgctctctctttcctaatgatgggatatcaGAAAAGATAtattgtgtataatttggggaccataaccctaatatttataaccttagcatattagttctaatcaaattctaattagcccatcattaattagaatttgattagaagagtatctacacatatttgacccatactttatttaataattaaaagcccaataaaattctaaccaaattagatcacttttaatttgggctaacctatcatgattgtaaataataacatgtaattatccttattatatatgtgatgtccaaattttccaacaatctcccacttggaccacatatatatactaattactttataattacatatcattatataaccttatgagctcaaaattttactatcatatccaaaaggtattccaaacaatctcgtccattaattatgttaacatagaaccaaggcgaCTTTCGTCACATATAAAATCCATccatgatcacgtatattaacacaaacaaatgacatagatcaagtatggatatGTAGCATGGAAGTTACATGCAATATGATTTAAACATTTatatttccaactggtcctcctTAGTGAGATAAAACCTTACCAAAATTagagtgtgaataaaccaaataaactttatttctgcagaaaataaacttattatCTTCAAACTGAAATAATTGAaataacataaaagcatttaaaaatacaaactcccactaaaaccaaatatcctttaaaTGACATTACACCATATGAGCAGTATGCTTTTATAAAACCTTAGGTGTAGTTCCTTAGTAAGCGGATCCAcaatcatggagtttgtcctaATATGCTTTATAAGTACCTAACCACTCTGAAATTTTACTTTAACAACTAGGAATTTAAAGTTTATGTGTTTTGACTTTAATGTGCTCCTGTTGCTATTGGAATAAAAGACTGCAATTTGTTTTCATAATTTGCACCTTAGTGATAAAATCTTGTATCCATATTCCACCAAAATCAGAGTTTATATACCTAATGATCTCTAACTAATTAGATCTCTGATATGTGAGTCCGTAATCATTTGTTCTCtaaaataccttataaccctTTTGGATGCTATCCAATAGTCCAAACCAGGGTTGCTTAAAATATCTGCCTAACACCCCAATAATATACACAATATTCCAATGTATACAAACCTGAATGTACATTAGATTTTCCAttgctaaaatgaaaaaaatcttATGCATTTTTGTAATCTTAAAATCATTCTTAGGGCATTGATTGAGGCTATACTTATAATTGACAAGCAATATgttattaacatataaaaccaaatatagaacCTTACTCCCACTAAACTTATGGTATATACAATTATCAAAAAAATTCATCTTTAAATCGAATGAGATAATCattttgtaaattttgtaatattattgACGAGAAGTCTACTTAAGCCCATAGATGAAGTTCTTTAACCTGCAAATCATTACCTTTGCATCATCagacacaatttttttttaattgcaccatataaatgtatgatcaatgataccattgagaa is part of the Gossypium arboreum isolate Shixiya-1 chromosome 5, ASM2569848v2, whole genome shotgun sequence genome and harbors:
- the LOC128292587 gene encoding uncharacterized protein LOC128292587; the protein is MASIVTTTITNGADQNLVLRLSNDGNPPPTIKNTQTATFPLAVPANYVNGALVYEVGNSLKWILFWTTDNQVSTKMFKISDSIDWKQVANNLKSGQMSEDMITYAKYEYTAWANIGPNSYGQAVTASINARPVSK